One genomic window of Pocillopora verrucosa isolate sample1 chromosome 8, ASM3666991v2, whole genome shotgun sequence includes the following:
- the LOC131793179 gene encoding acid-sensing ion channel 2, whose product MKTKIDTTDEDENFEKLGLNISGCSETRTVRGNLTCGQALLCAFADYGTLLVDNCNNSTRQRIISVLSHTKRIYDEKEFLAKYGHDLFGNNSMGGDLKHCAFTDLEQITCSEHHFIPVVTNGGICYTFNSGYNGSTKSKLFRSFYEGSNFGLAIALNVQTNESTFSASSSGLAVNVHDQDTYVNYHTAFKVQPGAHASVAIKMTQYKRLQAPFRTNCSKVDSLAGIKSYTKDGCIYQCQSNYSMDKCGCRRNHALPDLRGLPVCSFQDRPCLLKARGEFNLTECGCNSACEQTVYESRVSYAKFPDNTLLRIFRQTYNFSEKYLSENYVYLQVGFQFLSYENREDVPSYTAESLFGELGGNMGLFLGCSILTTWEFLDFLWELVLSKIRKRPVAVNTEPA is encoded by the exons ATGAAAACAAAGATAGACACGACCGATGAGgacgaaaactttgaaaaattaggATTAAACATCAGCGGATGCAGTGAAACAAGAACTGTTCGTGGTAATCTGACATGTGGCCAAGCTTTGTTGTGCGCTTTCGCTGATTATGGTACCCTTCTGGTGGACAACTGTAACAATTCGACCAGGCAGAGAATAATAAGTGTTCTTAGTCACACAAAACGTATCTATGACGAAAAAGAATTCCTTGCTAAGTATGGGCATGACCTCTTTGGCAATAACAGCATGGGTGGAGATTTAAAACATTGTGCTTTTACAGACCTGGAACAAATAACCTGCTCGGAACATCACTTCATTCCAGTTGTTACAAATGGTGGCATCTGTTACACGTTCAATTCTGGTTATAATGGGTCTACGAAGAGTAAGCTGTTTCGTTCTTTCTATGAAGGTTCAAATTTTGGTTTAGCCATTGCTCTAAACGTTCAAACAAATGAGTCCACATTCAGTGCCTCCTCTAGTGGCTTAGCAGTTAATGTTCATGACCAAGACACCTATGTAAATTATCATACTGCGTTTAAAGTCCAGCCCGGCGCACATGCGTCTGTTGCAATCAAGATGACCCAG TACAAAAGACTCCAGGCGCCCTTCAGAACAAATTGCAGCAAAGTGGATAGCTTGGCGGGGATCAAGTCATACACGAAAGATGGCTGCATCTATCAGTGTCAGTCAAATTACAGTATGGATAAATGCGGATGCCGAAGAAACCATGCTTTACCAG ATCTGCGGGGTTTACCTGTGTGTTCCTTTCAAGACCGTCCGTGTCTTCTAAAAGCAAGAg GGGAGTTTAACTTGACGGAGTGTGGCTGCAACAGTGCATGTGAGCAGACAGTTTATGAATCACGAGTCTCATATGCTAAATTTCCGGACAATACGCTATTAAGGATATTTCGACAAACTTATAACTTCAGCGAGAAATACCTCAG TGAGAACTATGTCTATCTTCAAGTgggatttcaatttttgtcttacGAGAATCGCGAAGATGTCCCTAGCTACACAGCTGAGAGCCTTTTCG GTGAGCTTGGAGGCAACATGGGTTTGTTCCTCGGGTGCAGTATTCTGACCACCTGGGAGTTCCTCGACTTTCTATGGGAACTCGTACTATCCAAGATAAGGAAACGTCCTGTGGCAGTAAACACGGAGCCTGCATAA